In one window of Rhizobium sp. ACO-34A DNA:
- a CDS encoding cobaltochelatase subunit CobT — translation MAGRGDNVNAKPGVGVDTEPMRRAITGCVRSVAGSAEVEVVFANERPGLAGERVRLPELSKRPTAHELAVTRGLGDSMALRIACHDQKVHAVMAPQGTDARAVFDAVEQARVESIGALRMSGMAANMSAMHAEKYAKANFSGISRQEDAPIQEAVAMLVREKLTGEKPPASAGKVLDLWRPFIMEKAGSSLDQLNGTINDQQAFAKVIRHMLSAMEMAEDVGEDQEEGEDDQSTDEDQPRSNEEEQENAEEEAGSESAPAEESEASQEQMEDGEMDGAEISDDDMSDEGDDDSETPGEMRRPASPFDDFNEKVDYRIYTQEFDEVITAEELCDEAELDRLRAFLDKQLAHLQGAVGRLANRLQRRLMAQQNRSWDFDLEEGYLDSARLTRLVIDPMQPLSFKRERDTKFRDTVVTLVIDNSGSMRGRPITVAATCADILARTLERCGVKVEILGFTTKAWKGGQSREKWLASGKPPTPGRLNDLRHIVYKSADAPWRRARRNLGLMMREGLLKENIDGEALMWAHSRLAARQEQRKILMMISDGAPVDDSTLSVNPGNYLERHLRAVIEQIETRSSIELLAIGIGHDVTRYYRKAVTIVDADELAGAMTEQLAALFEDQSEGGGKRGSRMRRAG, via the coding sequence GCGTGGGCGTTGATACCGAACCGATGCGGCGGGCGATAACCGGCTGCGTGCGGTCGGTTGCCGGCAGTGCGGAAGTCGAGGTCGTGTTCGCCAATGAGCGACCCGGCCTCGCTGGCGAGCGCGTGCGCCTGCCGGAACTCTCCAAGCGGCCGACGGCCCATGAGCTGGCCGTGACCCGCGGTCTCGGGGATTCCATGGCGCTTCGCATCGCCTGCCACGACCAGAAGGTCCATGCCGTCATGGCGCCGCAGGGCACGGATGCCCGTGCCGTCTTCGACGCCGTTGAACAGGCACGCGTGGAATCCATCGGTGCGCTCAGAATGAGCGGCATGGCCGCCAACATGAGCGCCATGCATGCGGAGAAATACGCCAAGGCGAATTTCTCCGGCATCAGCCGGCAGGAGGACGCTCCGATCCAGGAGGCCGTTGCCATGCTGGTGCGCGAGAAACTGACGGGCGAAAAGCCGCCTGCCAGCGCCGGCAAGGTTCTCGATCTCTGGCGCCCCTTCATCATGGAGAAGGCGGGCTCCAGCCTCGATCAGCTGAACGGGACGATCAACGACCAGCAGGCCTTCGCTAAGGTCATCCGTCACATGCTCTCGGCCATGGAAATGGCTGAGGATGTCGGCGAGGACCAGGAGGAGGGCGAGGACGACCAGTCCACGGACGAGGATCAGCCGCGCAGCAACGAGGAAGAACAGGAAAACGCCGAAGAGGAAGCCGGTTCCGAATCCGCGCCCGCCGAGGAAAGCGAAGCCTCGCAGGAGCAGATGGAAGACGGTGAGATGGACGGCGCCGAAATCTCCGACGACGACATGTCGGATGAAGGCGACGACGATTCCGAAACACCCGGCGAGATGCGCCGCCCTGCAAGCCCCTTCGACGATTTCAACGAGAAGGTCGATTACCGGATCTATACTCAGGAGTTCGACGAGGTCATCACCGCGGAAGAGCTTTGCGACGAGGCCGAACTCGACCGCCTCAGGGCCTTCCTCGACAAGCAGCTTGCGCATCTGCAGGGTGCCGTCGGGCGGCTGGCAAACCGGCTTCAGCGCCGCCTGATGGCGCAGCAGAACCGCTCCTGGGACTTCGATCTGGAAGAAGGCTATCTCGACAGCGCCCGGCTCACCCGGCTGGTGATCGACCCGATGCAGCCGCTGTCCTTCAAGCGGGAGCGCGACACCAAGTTCCGCGATACCGTGGTGACGCTGGTCATCGACAATTCCGGTTCGATGCGTGGCCGACCGATTACCGTTGCAGCCACCTGCGCCGACATTCTTGCCCGCACGCTCGAGCGTTGCGGCGTCAAGGTCGAGATCCTGGGCTTCACGACCAAGGCCTGGAAGGGCGGTCAGTCGAGGGAGAAGTGGCTGGCGAGCGGCAAGCCGCCGACACCCGGCCGTCTCAACGACCTGCGCCACATCGTCTACAAATCGGCCGATGCGCCGTGGCGCCGCGCGCGCCGCAATCTCGGCCTGATGATGCGCGAAGGCCTGCTCAAGGAGAACATCGACGGCGAAGCCCTGATGTGGGCTCACAGCCGATTGGCGGCCCGGCAGGAGCAGCGCAAGATCCTGATGATGATTTCGGACGGTGCGCCGGTCGATGACTCGACGCTGTCGGTCAATCCGGGCAATTATCTGGAGCGGCACCTGCGCGCCGTGATCGAGCAGATCGAGACGCGTTCGTCGATCGAACTTCTCGCCATCGGTATCGGTCACGACGTGACACGCTACTATCGCAAGGCGGTCACCATCGTCGATGCCGACGAACTGGCGGGCGCGATGACCGAACAGCTTGCAGCACTTTTCGAGGATCAGAGCGAAGGCGGCGGCAAGCGCGGCAGTCGCATGCGTCGTGCCGGCTGA
- a CDS encoding EamA family transporter, translated as MKIRATLIGFTAILMWSFLALLTAASGKMPPFQLSAITFAIGSLPGIITFILRPERIRELRQPAKVWLTGVIGLFGYHFLYFTALRNAPAVEAGLIAYLWPLLIVVGSALLPGEKLRWYHVLGALAGLSGTVLIVAKNGISFDPAYGFGYFAAFLCAFTWSAYSLITRRFEAASTDVVTGFCLATSILSLACHLGLETTVWPESVPQWAAVVGLGIFPVGLAFYAWDYGVKNGDIQILGASSYAAPLLSTLILTLFGFAEPSLRIGLACLLITGGAMLAARDMIRRRQSTEKVEA; from the coding sequence GTGAAGATCAGGGCGACGCTTATCGGGTTCACGGCCATTCTCATGTGGTCGTTTCTGGCGTTGCTGACGGCCGCCTCCGGCAAGATGCCGCCCTTCCAGCTTTCGGCGATCACCTTTGCGATCGGCAGCCTGCCGGGCATCATCACCTTCATTCTCCGGCCTGAGCGTATCCGGGAGTTGCGGCAGCCCGCCAAGGTCTGGCTCACCGGCGTCATCGGGCTGTTCGGCTACCATTTTCTCTATTTCACTGCGCTGAGGAACGCGCCGGCCGTCGAGGCCGGACTGATCGCCTATCTCTGGCCTCTGCTGATCGTCGTCGGCTCGGCTCTGTTGCCGGGTGAGAAGCTGCGCTGGTATCACGTCCTTGGCGCGCTGGCGGGGCTTTCCGGCACGGTGCTGATCGTTGCCAAGAACGGCATTTCCTTCGATCCCGCCTATGGCTTCGGCTATTTCGCCGCCTTCCTCTGCGCTTTCACTTGGTCGGCCTATTCACTGATCACGCGGCGTTTCGAGGCCGCATCGACGGATGTCGTGACGGGTTTCTGCCTGGCGACTTCGATCCTTTCGCTTGCCTGCCATCTGGGACTGGAGACGACCGTCTGGCCGGAATCGGTTCCTCAATGGGCCGCCGTTGTCGGGCTCGGCATCTTTCCCGTCGGCCTTGCCTTCTATGCCTGGGATTACGGCGTGAAGAACGGCGATATCCAGATCCTTGGAGCCTCGTCCTATGCCGCGCCGCTGCTCTCCACCCTGATTCTCACGCTGTTCGGTTTTGCCGAGCCGAGCCTGAGGATCGGCCTTGCCTGCCTGCTGATCACGGGTGGCGCCATGCTCGCTGCCCGGGACATGATCCGCCGCCGGCAATCTACGGAAAAAGTGGAGGCTTGA
- a CDS encoding 50S ribosomal protein L28, translating into MSRSCELTGKGVQSGNNVSHANNKTKRKFLPNLCDVTLISDALGQRFRLRVSAAALRSVEHRGGLDAFLLKASENELSMRARLLRRQIAKKTAEAA; encoded by the coding sequence ATGTCCCGCAGTTGCGAATTGACCGGCAAGGGCGTCCAGTCGGGCAACAATGTGAGCCACGCGAACAACAAGACCAAGCGCAAGTTCCTGCCGAACCTGTGCGACGTCACGCTGATCTCGGATGCACTTGGCCAGCGTTTCCGCCTGCGCGTTTCCGCTGCCGCTCTGCGCTCCGTTGAACATCGCGGTGGCCTCGATGCCTTCCTCCTGAAGGCCAGCGAAAACGAACTTTCGATGCGCGCTCGCCTTCTGCGTCGCCAGATCGCAAAGAAGACTGCAGAAGCTGCATAA
- a CDS encoding cupin, which translates to MQAEEIIRTLGMQRHPEGGWFVETYRDPAGAPRGHSTAIYYLLEAGERSHWHRVRDAVEVWHYYAGAPLALHSSPDGDAVETIVLGPDLTKGERPQAIIPAGGWQAAESLGGFTLVGCTVAPGFEYSSFEMAPPDWKPAGA; encoded by the coding sequence ATGCAGGCGGAAGAGATCATCAGGACGCTCGGCATGCAGCGACATCCGGAGGGCGGCTGGTTCGTCGAGACCTACCGCGATCCCGCAGGCGCGCCGCGCGGCCACTCGACTGCCATCTACTATCTGCTTGAGGCAGGCGAACGATCCCATTGGCACCGGGTCAGGGATGCGGTCGAGGTCTGGCACTATTACGCCGGGGCACCGCTGGCGCTCCACTCCTCCCCGGATGGCGATGCGGTCGAGACCATCGTGCTCGGCCCGGACCTAACCAAGGGGGAAAGGCCACAGGCCATTATTCCCGCCGGAGGTTGGCAAGCCGCCGAAAGCCTCGGCGGCTTCACCCTCGTCGGCTGCACCGTGGCACCCGGCTTCGAATACTCGTCCTTCGAGATGGCTCCGCCGGACTGGAAGCCCGCAGGCGCCTGA